Proteins from one Tissierellales bacterium genomic window:
- a CDS encoding HDIG domain-containing protein translates to MGNKKVTNKRRKKKRFKILRENKKMRNSLILIIFTLILFFIVIDNIQPKKISVKPGDFAPYEIRATRELVDERGTEKLKEQVMNRVEPRYRIAPSIQMKMKNDIKDFFNIVRDVKANDNISVNKRISLLEEQSNIQLTKKEYNMAIQLEYKTLNNLENSIYDIMNQIMSTGIKEEELDYEKENVRNVFESLEMSTSERELGISLINSTIQPNKFVDAEATQRKKIEEAEKVEPVVVKEHQVIVRKGDRIDENTLELVRDSGLLKEKEGFEISTVAGTIILVILIELTIFLYLYFFNREIFDSSKILILTIMIIAIIIISKAVYNISPYVMPLASVAMLLSILIDPKLALVINFMLSFLLGVMLNLDESIIAMFFIGGSAAAFSVINSSQRYNIFFNGLIAGVVNVLTILAFGLIKKTEIIDTLMRSGYGIINGAFSAILTIGTLPLWENVFEVITPLKLLELSNPNQPLLKRLLLEAPGTYHHSVIVGNLSEAAAEAIGADPLIARAGSYYHDIGKLNRPYFFKENQFGIDNPHNKLNPTLSTLIITNHTKDGLTFAEEYSLPKEIKDIIVQHHGDTFVAYFYHKALKEKNSEEVKVEDFRYKGPKPQTREAALVMLADSVEAAVRSIKEPNKGKIEEMIRSVIQGKLKDNQLDECDLTLKDLNTIANAFSNVMLGILHERIEYPNIKAEEIKGEN, encoded by the coding sequence ATGGGAAACAAAAAGGTAACTAATAAAAGAAGAAAAAAGAAAAGGTTTAAAATTCTAAGGGAAAATAAAAAAATGAGGAACAGTTTAATTTTAATAATCTTTACACTAATTCTTTTTTTTATTGTTATTGATAATATTCAACCTAAAAAAATAAGTGTAAAACCAGGAGATTTTGCTCCTTATGAAATAAGGGCAACTAGAGAATTAGTAGATGAAAGAGGAACAGAGAAGCTAAAAGAACAGGTTATGAATAGAGTGGAGCCTAGATATAGAATTGCCCCTTCTATTCAAATGAAAATGAAAAATGACATTAAAGACTTTTTTAATATAGTAAGAGATGTGAAGGCCAATGATAATATAAGTGTAAATAAAAGGATCTCATTATTGGAAGAGCAATCTAATATTCAATTGACTAAGAAAGAATATAATATGGCTATTCAGCTAGAATATAAGACCTTAAACAATTTAGAAAATTCTATATATGATATAATGAATCAAATAATGAGTACAGGAATAAAAGAAGAAGAGCTAGATTATGAAAAAGAAAATGTGAGAAATGTTTTTGAATCCTTAGAAATGTCTACAAGTGAGCGAGAGCTAGGCATAAGCCTTATTAATTCTACTATACAGCCTAACAAATTTGTAGATGCTGAAGCAACCCAGAGAAAAAAAATAGAAGAGGCAGAAAAAGTGGAACCGGTTGTAGTAAAAGAACATCAAGTTATAGTAAGAAAAGGAGACAGAATAGATGAAAATACTTTGGAACTTGTTAGAGATTCTGGTCTATTAAAGGAAAAGGAAGGCTTTGAAATAAGTACTGTAGCAGGAACTATTATTTTGGTTATTTTAATAGAGTTGACTATCTTTTTATACCTATATTTTTTTAATAGGGAAATATTTGATAGTTCAAAGATATTAATTTTAACAATAATGATTATAGCAATAATAATAATATCTAAAGCAGTATATAATATTTCTCCTTATGTAATGCCACTGGCTTCTGTAGCTATGTTGTTATCAATACTTATTGACCCAAAACTTGCATTAGTAATTAATTTTATGCTTTCATTTTTGTTAGGAGTTATGTTAAACCTAGATGAAAGTATTATTGCAATGTTTTTTATAGGAGGAAGTGCTGCTGCTTTTAGTGTAATTAATTCTTCCCAAAGATATAATATATTTTTTAACGGACTGATAGCTGGAGTAGTTAATGTTTTGACCATTCTTGCCTTTGGATTAATAAAAAAGACCGAAATAATTGATACATTAATGAGAAGTGGTTATGGAATTATAAATGGAGCATTCTCTGCAATTTTAACTATTGGAACACTGCCACTATGGGAAAATGTTTTTGAGGTAATAACTCCACTAAAATTATTGGAGTTATCTAATCCTAATCAACCTTTATTAAAAAGATTACTTTTAGAAGCCCCTGGAACTTATCATCATAGTGTAATTGTAGGGAATTTAAGTGAAGCTGCAGCAGAGGCAATAGGTGCAGATCCTTTAATAGCTAGAGCTGGTTCTTATTATCATGATATAGGTAAATTAAATAGACCATATTTTTTTAAGGAGAATCAATTTGGTATAGATAATCCTCATAATAAATTAAATCCTACATTAAGTACCTTAATTATAACAAATCATACAAAAGATGGACTAACTTTTGCAGAAGAATACAGTTTACCAAAGGAAATAAAAGATATTATAGTTCAGCATCATGGAGATACTTTTGTAGCTTATTTCTATCATAAGGCTTTAAAAGAAAAGAATTCAGAAGAAGTTAAGGTTGAGGATTTTAGGTATAAAGGACCTAAACCTCAAACTAGGGAAGCTGCATTAGTTATGTTGGCAGACTCAGTTGAAGCAGCTGTTAGGTCTATAAAAGAGCCTAACAAGGGAAAAATAGAAGAAATGATAAGAAGTGTAATACAGGGTAAGTTGAAGGACAATCAGTTAGATGAATGTGATTTGACTTTAAAGGATTTAAATACAATTGCTAACGCTTTTTCCAATGTAATGTTAGGTATTTTACATGAGAGAATAGAATATCCTAACATTAAGGCTGAAGAAATAAAAGGAGAGAATTAA